In Saccharothrix syringae, the following are encoded in one genomic region:
- a CDS encoding NADPH-dependent F420 reductase, whose protein sequence is MSTTLGLIGSGMIGTTVARLAIAAGLDVVLSNSRGPETLADLVADLGDHARAGTPADAARAGDLVVVAIPLHGYRSLPAEALAGRIVVDAMNYYPQRDGRIAELDSNELTSSQLVQRHLAGSAVVKAFNSIVYASLGSRARPAGAPDRSALPIAGDDDAAKKEVSVLLDKLGYDAVDIGGLADSWRSEPNSPVYVEPYFAGQRPQDAEPEEVYRWFVNNPGAAVPADEIRRLVDSAVRGAAGGYLPGLDS, encoded by the coding sequence GTGAGCACAACCCTCGGTTTGATCGGTTCCGGCATGATCGGCACGACGGTGGCCCGCCTGGCCATCGCCGCTGGTCTGGACGTCGTCCTGAGCAACTCGCGCGGGCCCGAAACCCTCGCCGATCTCGTCGCCGATCTCGGGGACCACGCCCGTGCCGGCACCCCCGCCGACGCCGCGCGAGCGGGTGACCTGGTGGTGGTCGCCATCCCGCTGCACGGTTACCGGTCGCTTCCGGCGGAGGCGTTGGCCGGCAGGATCGTGGTCGACGCGATGAACTACTACCCGCAGCGCGACGGCCGCATCGCGGAACTGGACTCGAACGAGCTGACGTCCAGCCAGCTGGTGCAGCGGCACCTGGCCGGGTCCGCTGTGGTCAAGGCGTTCAACAGCATCGTCTACGCCAGCCTCGGCAGCCGGGCGCGGCCTGCGGGAGCGCCCGACCGCAGCGCCCTGCCCATCGCAGGTGACGACGACGCCGCCAAGAAGGAGGTGTCCGTGCTGCTGGACAAGCTGGGCTACGACGCCGTGGACATCGGCGGCCTCGCGGACAGCTGGCGCAGCGAGCCCAACAGCCCGGTCTACGTCGAGCCCTACTTCGCGGGACAACGGCCTCAGGACGCGGAGCCGGAGGAGGTCTACCGCTGGTTCGTCAACAACCCCGGCGCCGCGGTTCCCGCCGACGAGATCAGGAGGCTCGTCGACAGTGCCGTGCGCGGCGCCGCCGGCGGCTATCTGCCCGGACTGGATTCCTGA